The following coding sequences are from one Microbacterium wangchenii window:
- a CDS encoding VOC family protein codes for MALTAFYPVVQTAEPREAADFFIRSFGFEETFGADWYVSLRHGPHEVAFLQADHPTIPAGHRGAASGLLLNVEVDDAAGEYRRLAEAGEVEMRLDLRDEPFGQRHFIFEGPGGVLVDVIEEIPPAPEYAAGFAS; via the coding sequence ATGGCACTGACCGCTTTCTACCCCGTCGTTCAGACCGCCGAGCCCCGGGAGGCGGCGGACTTCTTCATCCGGAGTTTCGGATTCGAGGAGACCTTCGGAGCCGACTGGTACGTGAGTCTGCGACACGGTCCGCACGAGGTCGCCTTCCTCCAGGCCGACCACCCGACGATCCCCGCCGGGCACCGCGGGGCGGCGTCGGGGCTGTTGCTGAACGTGGAGGTCGACGACGCTGCGGGGGAGTACCGCCGCCTGGCCGAAGCCGGCGAGGTCGAGATGCGACTGGACCTGCGCGATGAGCCGTTCGGACAGCGGCATTTCATCTTCGAAGGTCCCGGCGGAGTCCTCGTCGACGTCATCGAGGAGATTCCTCCGGCACCGGAGTACGCCGCCGGCTTCGCGAGCTGA
- a CDS encoding aminoacyl-tRNA deacylase, producing MSDDSTSRVRDAAAARGLEVELVRRPAASSLADAAALLGLTPADIVKTLVVKRADDTYLFALVPGDRAISWPKLRAVVGVNRLQLPDAERALAATGYARGTIVPIGSTTDWPVYADESIRGRRIAMGAGAHGYSLFVDADALIAAYDATVADITVAAPAS from the coding sequence GTGAGCGATGACTCCACCTCGAGGGTCCGTGACGCGGCTGCCGCGCGCGGCCTCGAGGTGGAGTTGGTTCGGCGGCCCGCCGCATCCAGCCTCGCCGACGCAGCGGCCCTTCTGGGCCTGACGCCCGCCGACATCGTCAAGACGCTCGTGGTCAAACGGGCCGACGACACGTATCTGTTCGCGCTCGTGCCCGGCGACCGGGCAATCTCCTGGCCGAAGCTGCGGGCGGTGGTCGGAGTCAACCGGCTCCAGCTCCCCGACGCGGAGCGGGCGCTGGCAGCGACGGGGTACGCCCGCGGAACGATCGTCCCGATCGGCAGCACCACCGACTGGCCGGTGTATGCCGATGAGAGCATCCGAGGTCGACGCATCGCGATGGGGGCGGGCGCGCACGGCTACAGCCTGTTCGTCGACGCCGATGCGCTTATCGCCGCCTACGACGCCACGGTCGCCGACATCACCGTGGCGGCGCCGGCGAGCTGA
- a CDS encoding DNA helicase, with protein sequence MSVSRKRKKELRKLQEQATKLWESQQVLLNQSANVAREAGRQIGNYGREQVVPVVQQSYGKYAAPYVDKSVQLSRHLLTDKVVPTAGAVVGSAMSVWDAAHDTRARLASGRGLALPDAKTYAKKADKYGKKATKALSAKFAEPKRSGMGAGGVIAILLGIAAAAGVVYAAWQTLRADDELWVADDPLRAPDA encoded by the coding sequence GTGAGCGTCAGCCGCAAGCGTAAGAAAGAACTCCGCAAGCTCCAGGAGCAGGCGACCAAGCTCTGGGAATCGCAGCAGGTGCTGCTGAATCAGAGCGCGAACGTCGCCCGCGAGGCCGGGCGCCAGATCGGCAACTACGGCCGTGAGCAGGTGGTCCCCGTCGTACAGCAGAGCTACGGCAAGTACGCCGCTCCCTACGTGGACAAGAGCGTGCAGCTGTCGCGTCACCTGCTGACCGACAAGGTCGTCCCCACCGCGGGTGCGGTCGTCGGGTCCGCCATGTCGGTGTGGGATGCCGCGCACGACACCCGCGCACGTCTGGCCTCGGGCCGCGGCCTGGCCCTGCCGGACGCGAAGACCTACGCGAAGAAGGCCGACAAGTACGGCAAGAAGGCCACCAAGGCGCTGTCCGCGAAGTTCGCCGAGCCGAAGCGCTCGGGCATGGGCGCCGGCGGGGTCATCGCGATCCTTCTCGGGATCGCCGCTGCGGCCGGCGTCGTCTACGCCGCCTGGCAGACCCTGCGCGCCGACGACGAGCTCTGGGTCGCCGACGACCCGCTGCGCGCGCCTGACGCGTGA
- a CDS encoding TetR/AcrR family transcriptional regulator translates to MPRASAADAARTAERILDAALERFTAEGYAEASVDDIARAAGVTRGAVYHHYADKRGLLRAAARAGHERVAAAIVRRADGETEPAEQLRAGCHAFVDSITTDTAARLLLVEAPAVLGWSEWRGLDAAASVAELREAVALVAPASDVEALTQLLSGAMNEGALWLMERGGDVEARAALHRSLDRLIDAVISSPAPPR, encoded by the coding sequence ATGCCACGCGCATCTGCCGCCGACGCGGCCCGCACCGCCGAGCGCATCCTCGACGCGGCCCTCGAGCGGTTCACCGCCGAAGGGTATGCCGAGGCCTCCGTCGACGACATCGCCCGCGCTGCAGGGGTGACCCGGGGCGCGGTGTACCACCACTACGCCGACAAGCGCGGCCTCCTGCGGGCCGCGGCCCGGGCGGGGCACGAGCGCGTTGCGGCGGCGATCGTTCGCCGCGCCGATGGCGAGACCGAGCCGGCGGAGCAGCTGCGTGCGGGATGCCACGCGTTCGTCGACAGCATCACCACCGACACCGCGGCCCGCCTCCTTCTGGTCGAGGCGCCCGCCGTGCTCGGATGGTCGGAGTGGCGCGGACTGGATGCCGCGGCATCCGTCGCCGAGCTGCGTGAGGCGGTCGCCCTGGTGGCCCCGGCGAGTGACGTGGAGGCGCTCACGCAGCTGCTCTCCGGCGCGATGAACGAGGGCGCGCTGTGGCTCATGGAACGCGGCGGCGATGTGGAGGCGCGCGCAGCGCTCCACCGGTCGCTGGACCGGCTGATCGACGCGGTGATCAGCTCGCCGGCGCCGCCACGGTGA